Proteins co-encoded in one Coregonus clupeaformis isolate EN_2021a chromosome 17, ASM2061545v1, whole genome shotgun sequence genomic window:
- the LOC121586545 gene encoding ras-related protein Rab-39B-like produces the protein MDILWQYQFRIILLGDSTVGKSSLLKRFTDGIYSDVADPTVGVDFYARSLDIESGIKIKLQLWDTAGQERFRSITTSYYRNSVGGLLVFDLTNRKTFDHVREWHKEVSEHILPHHMVFILIGHKSDLNKDRKVTRDEAEQLAAEMGIRYVETSAKCNSNVDRAFELLSRDIYELMKMGEITMRDGWDGVKSGLTTRVLYPGEEDIEVEPREKSCNC, from the exons ATGGATATTTTGTGGCAATATCAGTTCAGGATCATTTTGCTAGGAGACTCGACGGTAGGGAAATCATCTTTGCTGAAGCGGTTTACAGATGGAATTTACAGCGATGTAGCGGATCCAACGGTCGGTGTGGATTTTTATGCCCGTTCGCTAGACATTGAGTCAGGGATTAAAATCAAGCTTCAACTGTGGGACACGGCTGGACAGGAACGATTCAG GTCCATCACTACTTCCTACTACCGTAACTCAGTGGGCGGGCTCCTCGTGTTCGACCTGACCAATCGCAAGACCTTCGACCACGTGAGGGAGTGGCACAAGGAAGTGAGCGAGCACATTCTGCCGCACCACATGGTCTTCATCCTGATTGGCCACAAAAGCGACCTAAACAAGGACCGGAAGGTGACGCGGGACGAGGCTGAGCAGCTGGCGGCGGAGATGGGGATCCGCTATGTGGAGACGTCGGCTAAGTGCAACAGCAATGTGGACCGGGCCTTCGAGCTGCTCAGCAGGGACATCTATGAGCTGATGAAGATGGGGGAGATCACCATGAGGGACGGATGGGACGGGGTGAAGAGCGGCCTCACCACCAGGGTCCTGTACCCGGGCGAAGAGGACATTGAGGTGGAGCCAAGGGAGAAGAGCTGCAACTGCTGA